A stretch of Clostridium formicaceticum DNA encodes these proteins:
- a CDS encoding LysE family translocator → MIFKGFKFGMLLQFAVGPVCIFIFQIASLRGFGVAATGVLGVTTIDGLYILAAIIGLASIIDRRNTKIVLKIFGFSVLFIFGISIILSVFSINLLPSLSLQNISNSSNVFFRAIILTVSNPLTIIFWAGVFSAKIAEESMTRRDIYAFGFGALLSTMFFLTLIALAGSFIKTFFSSYVIQILNLTVGILLLYFSIRMIFK, encoded by the coding sequence ATGATTTTTAAAGGTTTCAAGTTTGGGATGTTATTACAATTTGCAGTTGGCCCTGTTTGTATTTTTATATTTCAAATAGCTTCATTAAGAGGGTTTGGCGTAGCAGCGACAGGAGTGTTAGGCGTTACGACCATTGACGGACTTTACATTCTTGCTGCCATTATTGGTCTTGCGTCGATCATTGATAGAAGAAATACTAAGATTGTTTTAAAGATATTTGGTTTCAGCGTATTATTTATTTTTGGAATTAGTATTATTTTAAGTGTGTTTAGTATTAATCTGTTGCCCAGTTTAAGTCTGCAGAATATTTCAAATTCAAGTAATGTGTTTTTCCGTGCAATCATACTTACTGTTTCAAATCCCTTAACAATAATATTTTGGGCAGGTGTATTTTCAGCAAAGATTGCTGAAGAAAGCATGACACGAAGAGACATTTATGCATTCGGATTTGGCGCATTATTGTCTACAATGTTTTTTTTAACACTCATTGCTTTAGCAGGAAGTTTTATTAAAACATTTTTTTCATCTTATGTAATACAAATTTTAAATTTGACTGTTGGAATTCTACTGTTATATTTCAGTATTAGAATGATTTTTAAATAG